In Acidobacteriota bacterium, the sequence TCGAGTTCAGTAGCCCCTGTTTCCTGGAACTCGATTGATTCAGGCTCTTTTTCGAGTATTTCTAATTCCTGTTCAGCTGAAATAATATCTTCAGGTGAAGAGGTTTGAGTTTTTAATGATTCTGGAAAAATTGAAATTTCTCTTGAAATTTCTGAGAAAAATTCGTATCTCTTTACCTTATTTAACAATGATTTTTCTTCTTCTTTTAATCTTTTAATTTCAGATTTGTATAAATTTAGGAGCTTATTTTTCTGGTCTTCTTTGTATTCTCCAATATCGAATTTTATCTCGGTTGTTCGTAGAGAAATTTCCCTCTCTTCAATCTCTTTTTTTAGGGTGGAGATTCTTTCTTTCATCTTTGAAATTTCTTCATTGATGTATTTTTTATCGATGGGGATTGAATCTGATATTTCTTTTAAATTGATCAGGTATTCGTTAATAATTCTTTCTGATACCGAAGGAGGATAATTCTTTTTTAATTCATAGATTTTGAGAATTTTATCGGCTATTTTTTTTATGTTTTCAACAAATTCTTTCAACTTACTTAGACCTTACAAACTTCAACATTAAAATCTTAATTGAAATTTAATTTAAATTTAACTTATTTGCTGGAATAGCTGTTGAACTCTCTGGATTGCATTTCTAACCCAGGTATTAATGTTCCTCCAGAATATGGTAACCATCGCAACAATTATTGCAACTAAAAGAATTGCAAGGACAAGGTATTCAATTGTGGTCTGTCCTCTTTCTTTCTTCCCTTTGATTTTTTCGAAGCCAATTTCTACAAAATCCAATAGACGGTTGTAAGAAACAACATATAAGTTGTTTAAAAAGTTAGAAATCATGTTTAACCTCCTGCCCAATATAATAAATTCAAGTTTAAATTAATGTCAAGTCATAATTTTATTTAAAAAAAATCGTAGGGCAAAGCTTTAGCTTTGCGTTATAAAATGAAATTATGCAAGGCTGAAGCCTTGCCCTACAAAAAATGGAAATATATCGCTCAGAGGATGTTTGCCTTCTCAATTTAAATTAATATTTTAGGCCACTCTTCCTACTCAGAAAATTTGATTTTTAATAAAGCGAATGATATTTTTTGCTAATGGTTTTATTAAGAAAAGCAGTTTATTATATTTTCCATTCCAGGCGGTTAATTATCTTCGCTCTATTCTGGGGTTTTTTATTTCTTTCCCTTAAATTTTACATGGATCCATCTGATCCTGATATATATCGCCATCTGAAGGTGGGTGAGATTATATATAAATCAAGAGCTATTCCAGAAACTGAGTTATTTACTTATGCAGAAGAAGGGTCTAAGTGGATTCATTACAGCTGGCTGAGTGAAATATTGTTTTATATTTTTTTCAATAATTTCAGCTGGATAGGGCTCTTTGTTTTAAGGGTTTTAACTGGATTTTTCATAATTTATTATTTATTTCTCGGGATATCAAGACTTAATGAGAATATATACTTTTCCATTATTTTAGTTTTGCTTGTTATCCTTTTAATTCAGGGTTTTTTCCTGATAAGACCTGTGATTTTTTCGTTTTTATTTTTTTCGATCTATCTCTGGATTATTTTTGATTTTAAATA encodes:
- a CDS encoding FHA domain-containing protein, producing the protein MKEFVENIKKIADKILKIYELKKNYPPSVSERIINEYLINLKEISDSIPIDKKYINEEISKMKERISTLKKEIEEREISLRTTEIKFDIGEYKEDQKNKLLNLYKSEIKRLKEEEKSLLNKVKRYEFFSEISREISIFPESLKTQTSSPEDIISAEQELEILEKEPESIEFQETGATELEEQPIKFEEELQIELEKPEPGEKKEELFEAPEFLSQEEKIERKTTGEVEKTVFVTRPFLVVIENDEEKKYILNEQKTVVGRSPDCDITLRGKGVSREHFCIIQENEDFIIEDLESKNGTLVNGKKIKRETLRNNDRIEAGESTIIFKV